In Wolinella succinogenes DSM 1740, a single genomic region encodes these proteins:
- a CDS encoding glycosyltransferase, which produces MSKILILHFHSHKTQPRAYREYEALRGLYELEGMGYERGDFEGIEFVALKKPKWGLAKRLLQRFWLLLRQYERVYWNLPQVKQAIVALHERSFDLIIAHDAEAIPVALRYGKGAKVVANMHEYAPREFEHDFWWRFYFAPYKRYLCKRYLPKAGVVLAIGEGIAHEYQKNFGVNPKVWSNAAKYFEIKPAPLSGSAIRLIHHGLANPDRQIELMIEMMDHVDGRFVLDLMLVFVNSNKEYYQKLEKMTLERQNVRLIPPVAPEEIVPFTNAYDIGLFLCPPTTFNLELCLPNKFFEFIQARLAIAIGPSLEMARIVQKENLGIISKDFTPLSMAKALNQLTHEEILAYKQNADRAAKIYNAKENEKILQEVMEKVLKEDQ; this is translated from the coding sequence GTGTCAAAAATCCTAATCCTCCACTTTCATAGTCACAAAACCCAGCCAAGAGCCTATCGAGAGTATGAGGCCTTGCGGGGGCTTTATGAGCTAGAGGGCATGGGATATGAGAGAGGGGATTTTGAAGGGATCGAGTTTGTCGCTCTCAAAAAGCCAAAATGGGGATTGGCCAAGCGCCTGCTTCAGCGATTTTGGCTCTTATTGCGCCAGTATGAACGAGTCTATTGGAATCTTCCTCAAGTGAAGCAGGCCATCGTAGCCCTCCATGAACGCTCTTTTGACCTTATTATTGCCCATGATGCCGAAGCGATTCCTGTGGCATTGCGATATGGCAAAGGGGCAAAGGTGGTGGCCAATATGCACGAGTATGCGCCAAGAGAGTTTGAGCATGATTTTTGGTGGAGATTCTACTTTGCCCCCTACAAGCGCTATCTATGCAAGCGCTATCTGCCAAAGGCTGGGGTGGTATTGGCCATTGGCGAGGGAATCGCTCATGAGTATCAAAAGAATTTTGGGGTGAATCCTAAAGTGTGGAGCAATGCGGCTAAATATTTTGAGATCAAGCCAGCCCCTCTCTCTGGCTCTGCGATTCGTCTCATTCACCATGGACTTGCCAATCCCGATCGCCAAATTGAGCTCATGATTGAGATGATGGATCATGTCGATGGTCGATTTGTGCTTGATTTGATGCTAGTTTTTGTGAACTCCAACAAAGAGTATTATCAAAAGCTTGAAAAGATGACCTTGGAGCGCCAAAATGTGCGTCTCATCCCTCCCGTGGCACCCGAAGAGATTGTCCCATTCACCAATGCCTACGACATAGGTCTATTCCTGTGCCCGCCCACCACCTTCAATCTAGAGCTCTGCCTCCCCAATAAATTCTTTGAATTTATCCAAGCAAGATTAGCCATTGCCATTGGCCCCTCTCTTGAGATGGCTAGAATCGTCCAAAAGGAGAATCTAGGAATCATCTCTAAAGATTTCACTCCTTTAAGTATGGCCAAGGCGCTCAATCAACTCACCCATGAAGAGATTCTTGCCTACAAGCAAAACGCCGATCGTGCCGCTAAGATTTATAATGCCAAGGAGAATGAGAAGATTCTGCAAGAGGTGATGGAGAAAGTCCTAAAGGAAGATCAATGA
- a CDS encoding capsular polysaccharide synthesis enzyme Cap5I has translation MSNFNRLRVATVCEANPAKNPRPNRVIQALQKDHELTAIGRHATQIEGVEVLSYDSPKKRNFWQEIGLYRDVFLRRYERLVFIPTRLKIAEYLDQREFDLIFCHDLVLLPIVLAHKKSAKVIFDAREFYPKQCEDDWRWKILFADFNDWLCRTFLKEVDCAYTVGEGIAQKYGEEYGVKMSTLMSLPLLSHCSPALRGEREKIRLIHHGVANSNRQIELMIEMMDHVDDRFVLDLMLMKSGRESYYESLMERVKERQNVRLIPPVTFEEIIPFINQYDIGLYLLPPTGFNTKYALPNKFFEFIQARLAIAIGPSLEMARIVQKENLGIISKDFTPLSMAKALNQLTHEEILAYKQNADRAAKIYNAKENEKILQEVMERALCQKS, from the coding sequence ATGTCAAACTTTAACAGATTGAGGGTGGCGACTGTCTGCGAGGCTAATCCCGCCAAAAACCCAAGACCCAATCGAGTGATTCAAGCGCTCCAAAAGGATCATGAGCTCACCGCCATAGGTCGCCATGCCACCCAGATAGAAGGCGTTGAAGTCCTCTCTTATGATAGTCCGAAGAAGCGGAATTTTTGGCAGGAGATCGGACTTTATCGAGATGTTTTTTTGAGGCGCTATGAGCGTCTGGTTTTTATCCCCACTAGGCTCAAAATCGCTGAATATCTAGATCAAAGGGAGTTTGATCTCATCTTTTGTCATGATTTGGTACTTTTGCCTATAGTGCTAGCTCACAAGAAAAGCGCCAAAGTGATCTTTGATGCGAGGGAGTTTTATCCTAAGCAGTGCGAAGATGATTGGCGCTGGAAGATTCTATTTGCCGATTTTAATGATTGGCTCTGCCGAACCTTTTTAAAAGAGGTGGATTGTGCCTACACGGTTGGCGAGGGAATCGCTCAAAAGTATGGGGAAGAGTATGGGGTAAAGATGTCGACCCTCATGAGCTTGCCACTTTTAAGTCATTGTTCGCCTGCCTTAAGGGGAGAGAGGGAGAAAATTCGGCTTATTCACCATGGAGTGGCCAATTCTAATCGCCAAATTGAGCTTATGATAGAGATGATGGATCATGTCGATGATCGATTTGTGCTTGATTTGATGCTGATGAAGAGTGGGCGAGAGAGCTACTACGAAAGCCTGATGGAGCGAGTCAAAGAGCGCCAAAATGTGCGTCTCATCCCCCCCGTGACTTTTGAAGAGATTATCCCCTTCATCAACCAATATGACATCGGGCTTTACCTCCTTCCACCCACTGGGTTTAACACCAAATACGCCCTCCCCAATAAATTCTTTGAATTTATCCAAGCAAGATTAGCCATTGCCATTGGCCCCTCTCTTGAGATGGCTAGAATCGTCCAAAAAGAGAATCTAGGAATCATCTCTAAAGATTTCACTCCTTTAAGTATGGCCAAGGCGCTCAATCAACTCACCCATGAAGAGATTCTTGCCTACAAGCAAAACGCCGATCGTGCCGCTAAGATTTATAATGCCAAGGAGAATGAGAAGATTCTGCAAGAGGTGATGGAGAGGGCGTTGTGTCAAAAATCCTAA
- the wecB gene encoding non-hydrolyzing UDP-N-acetylglucosamine 2-epimerase: protein MKGMTILGARPQFIKSACMSLELKRRGVQEVMIHTGQHFDASMSQIFFEQMNLKRADYFLDIHSLSHGAMTGRMMEEIEKILLLERPDFTVVYGDTNSTLAGALASCKLHIPVVHIEAGLRSFDMKMPEEINRILTDRISSLLLVPSQAAQENLAREGFESFDSQITWIGDVMLDSLLHFRPFSTPPKGIPKENFILCTLHRQENSDNKERLMEIIGAIEEAGELMPVVLPLHPRTRARLEHEGLKLDESKVLVIDPVGYLEMLWLLEHCKIVMTDSGGVQKEAYCFGKLCLTLRDSTEWVELMAQGANFLVGSNKEMILGALHQHLEDSIIPDLDIYGGGKASQRALDALLNFFKETP, encoded by the coding sequence ATGAAGGGGATGACGATTCTTGGGGCTAGGCCCCAATTCATCAAATCAGCTTGCATGAGCCTAGAGTTGAAACGGCGCGGAGTGCAAGAGGTGATGATTCACACAGGACAACATTTTGATGCCTCGATGAGCCAAATCTTTTTTGAGCAGATGAACCTAAAAAGGGCGGACTATTTTTTGGATATTCACTCCCTCTCGCATGGGGCGATGACAGGCAGAATGATGGAGGAGATTGAGAAGATTCTACTTCTGGAGCGACCCGATTTTACGGTGGTGTATGGGGACACCAACTCGACTCTAGCGGGTGCACTGGCTAGCTGCAAGCTGCACATCCCTGTGGTTCACATCGAGGCGGGGCTGAGGAGTTTTGATATGAAGATGCCCGAAGAGATCAATCGAATCTTGACCGATCGAATCTCTTCGCTTCTTCTTGTGCCAAGCCAAGCTGCCCAAGAGAATTTGGCTCGCGAGGGTTTTGAAAGCTTTGATTCTCAAATCACTTGGATTGGCGATGTGATGCTTGATAGCCTACTGCACTTTAGGCCCTTTTCTACCCCTCCCAAGGGGATCCCTAAAGAGAATTTCATCCTTTGCACCCTCCATCGTCAAGAAAATAGCGATAACAAAGAGCGTTTGATGGAGATCATTGGAGCGATAGAAGAGGCAGGAGAGCTTATGCCTGTGGTTTTGCCTCTGCATCCTCGCACGAGAGCACGATTGGAGCACGAGGGGTTGAAGCTTGATGAATCCAAAGTTTTAGTGATTGATCCTGTGGGATATCTGGAGATGCTGTGGTTGTTGGAGCATTGCAAAATCGTGATGACTGACAGTGGAGGGGTGCAAAAGGAGGCCTATTGTTTTGGCAAGCTTTGTCTTACGCTCCGTGATTCGACGGAGTGGGTGGAGTTGATGGCGCAGGGAGCCAATTTTCTTGTTGGAAGCAACAAAGAGATGATTCTTGGAGCGCTGCATCAGCACCTAGAGGATTCCATCATTCCTGATCTTGATATCTATGGAGGGGGCAAGGCGAGCCAAAGGGCTCTTGATGCCCTCTTAAATTTTTTTAAGGAGACCCCATGA